The following are from one region of the Zymoseptoria tritici IPO323 chromosome 13, whole genome shotgun sequence genome:
- a CDS encoding peptidase M28 (Peptidase M28), which produces MAVLKQALLSYSLLSATALTSALPPQAPLLSTSAVVETSSSKLPLVDTESLQSAINITSLLSRAQTLYSLAQLSWHDYNHPTRVIGSAGHTATLEYIYSELAQLGDYYTLSEQPFPAFSGNVVESRLVLGDEVVVNASAMSLTPATKGREPVFAEVVLAEGEGCEEKDFGDEVQGKIVMVKRGICPFGTKSKNAGRAGAVAAVIYNSEKGPLGGTLGSPDGDHVATFGISKEEAEPFVKRLGKGKSLDGIAYIDATVETIHTRNIIAQTVGGDTENCVMLGAHSDSVSEGPGINDDGSGTMSLLEVATHLSHYRVNNCVRFAWWAGEEEGLLGSDFYAASLSAEENKKIRMFMDYDMMASPNFAYQIYNATNAANPTGSEELRDLYVGWYEAQGLNYTFIPFDGRSDYDGFIRAGIPAGGIATGAEGVKSKKEQKMFGGKKGDWYDPCYHQLCDDVGNVNHTAWEVNTKLIAHSVATYAVSLKGFPERKVGDAEVESFVGEYERETKYHGDKLFI; this is translated from the coding sequence ATGGCGGTCCTCAAGCAAGCCCTCCTGTCCTattccctcctctccgctaCCGCCCTGACCTCCGCCCTCCCACCTCAGGCAccactcctctccacctctgCGGTCGTcgaaacctcctcctccaagctcCCGCTCGTCGACACCGAATCCCTCCAATCCgccatcaacatcacctccctcctctcccgcgcTCAAACCCTCTACTCCCTCGCCCAACTCTCCTGGCACGACTACAACCACCCGACCCGCGTCATCGGTTCCGCTGGCCACACTGCGACCTTGGAGTATATCTACTCTGAACTCGCGCAGTTGGGAGACTACTATACCCTGAGTGAACAGCCGTTTCCGGCGTTCAGCGGGAATGTTGTGGAGAGTAGATTGGTGCTGGGCGATGAGGTGGTTGTGAATGCGAGTGCGATGAGTTTGACGCCGGCGACGAAGGGGAGGGAACCGGTTTTCGCGGAGGTTGTGCTGGCTGAAGGAGAGGGCTGTGAAGAGAAAGACTTTGGCGATGAGGTGCAGGGAAAGATTGTGATGGTCAAGAGAGGAATTTGCCCATTCGGCACCAAGTCCAAGAACGCGGGACGAGCTGGCGCCGTGGCAGCAGTGATTTACAATTCGGAGAAGGGACCGCTTGGTGGTACGCTGGGAAGTCCGGATGGGGATCATGTTGCTACGTTTGGCAtttcgaaggaggaggctgAGCCATTTGTGAAGCGACTCGGGAAGGGCAAGTCCCTCGATGGGATTGCGTATATTGATGCTACGGTTGAGACGATCCACACGAGGAACATCATTGCTCAGACGGTTGGGGGAGATACGGAGAACTGTGTCATGCTAGGAGCACACTCCGACTCTGTCTCAGAAGGCCCTGGCATCAACGATGACGGATCTGGAACAATGTCGTTGCTCGAAGTCGCAACCCACCTCTCCCACTACCGAGTCAACAACTGCGTCCGCTTCGCCTGGTGGgcgggcgaagaagaaggcctcTTGGGATCAGACTTCTACGCCGCCAGCTTATCCGCGGAAGAGAACAAGAAAATCCGCATGTTCATGGACTACGACATGATGGCCTCCCCGAATTTCGCCTACCAAATCTACAACGCCACCAACGCCGCGAATCCCACGGGCTCGGAGGAGCTACGGGACTTGTACGTCGGCTGGTACGAAGCGCAGGGGCTGAACTACACTTTCATCCCATTCGACGGGAGGTCTGACTACGATGGTTTCATCCGCGCCGGTATCCCAGCTGGAGGCATCGCGACGGGTGCGGAGGGcgtcaagagcaagaaggagCAGAAGATGTTTGGAGGTAAGAAAGGGGATTGGTATGATCCTTGCTACCACCAGTTGTGTGATGATGTGGGCAATGTGAATCACACGGCGTGGGAGGTGAATACGAAGTTGATTGCGCACTCTGTTGCGACTTATGCTGTGAGTTTGAAGGGGTTTCCGGAGAGAAAGGTTGGTGATGCGGAGGTTGAGAGTTTTGTGGGAGAGTATGAGAGGGAGACGAAGTATCATGGAGATAAGCTCTTTATCTAA